The segment ATTGTTTCTCCGTCAATCAAAATGTCTGCTTCATACTGGTCGCTTGCCGTTACAATTATTCCATTCTTTATTAACTTTTTTGCTGTCATTTTGTTACTTCCCCCTTATTTAACCGTATCCACTTCACATTTCTTCAATAATCCAAGGGCGGTCTGGCGGTCATTCCACGTCATTGGCGGTTGTTCATGCGGGAGCTCCACCATGGTGATGGCATCCTCCACCGGACAGACGATCGAGCATAGATTACAGCCTACACAATCTTCTTCCCTCACCTGTAAATAGGATTTACCAGAAGGGTCCTTCAGCATATCGATGCACTGATGGGACGTATCTTCACAGGCGATATGACATTTATTGCAGTTAATACAGGTATCCTGATTAATTCTGGCGACGATTTTATAGTTTAAATCGAGATTGCCCCAATCCGAGTACTTTGGAACGGATTTCCCAACAAGATCCAGGACTTTAGCTATCCCTTTTTCATCCAGATAGTTGTTCAGGCCATCAATCATGTCTTCCACAATACGGAAACCGTGATGCATGGCGGCTGTACAAATCTGCACGCCAGTTGCCCCCATCAGCATGAATTCCACCGCATTCTGCCAATTCGATACTCCACCCATACCTGATATAGGCACATTGATCCTAGGGTTTCTTGCGCATTCCCCAACCATATTAAGTGCTATCGGTTTTACGGCAGGTCCACAATACCCGCCATGTGCACCCTTGCCGCCTACATGCGGAACTGTATTCCAGCTGTCCAGATCCACCCCGGCCAGACTGTTGATTGTATTGATCATACTTACCGCATCAGCTCCACCCCTGACAGCAGCCTCTGCTGTCACGGTGATATCCGTGATATTTGGAGTCAGTTTTACAATGACGGGAGTTTTAGCTGCTTCTTTTGCCCAGTATGTCTGCTTTTCCACTAGGTCTGGAACCTGGCCTGATGCAGAGCCCATTCCACGTTCCGCCATTCCATGCGGACAGCCGAAGTTCAACTCAAGTCCGTCCACCCCTACCGCTTCTACCTTTTTCACAATTTCATGCCATTTTTCCTGTTTTGGCTCCACCATCAAGGACGCAATTACAGCCCTGTCCGGAAATCTCTTTTTGGTTTCTTCGATTTCCCTTAAGTTCACTTCCAATGGTCTGTCCGTGATAAGCTCAATGTTATTGAACCCCGCCACTCGCTGCCCGTTGAAACTCACAGCAGCAAACCGGGATGATACATTGATGATTGGGTCCCCAAGCGTCTTCCATACAGCCCCTCCCCATCCTGCTTCAAAGGCGCGTTGCACCTGATAGCCAGAGTTTGTCGGCGGTGCAGAAGCCAACCAAAAAGGGTTTGGAGATTTAATTCCTGCCAAATTTATCGATAGATCTGCCAATGCTTTCCCCCCTCAAAACGATTGTTAGGCCGTTTCTATTCGGCTTTTCACCAATTTTTCATAAAGTGCATAAGCGGTAAGCTTGCCCTGTTCTGCAGCCGTTACCACCATCGCCTCACCTTGACCTTTTCCAAAGACGACATCTCCACATGCAAATACCTTCTCATGGGATGTTTGGTGGGTGAGCGGGTCAATTTTCACCACTCCGCCGTCGTGGGAGAGGCCGAATGCATCAATCAGTTTCGTATATCTTGTCTGACCAATCGCTTTGATGACAGCATCCACTTGTAGTGTGAATTCTGAGCCTTCCACCTTTACAGGTCTTCTTCTGCCATCTGTACCAGGTGCACCAAGCTCCATTTTCACACATTCTATGGCCGTGACTTCACCATTCTCATTCCCGATGATTCGATTTGGTGCAGTAAGCCAACCAAATTCCACCCCGTCCTGCTTTGCGAACTCGTACTCAAAATCATAGGCAGTCATCTCTTCCAAGGTTCTGCGATAAAGAATCTTTACATTCTTCGCACCGAGCCTGACAGAACAAGTTGCGCCATCAATTGCGGTATTACCTGCCCCGATCACCACCACATTTTTCCCCTTGAGTTTATTGGAAATCGCATTTGTTTTGGTTTCTTTGACAAATTCAATCGCGTCGAAGACTCCCTCTAACTCTTCCCCATCAATTCCAAGCATCGGAACACTTGCCATTCCAACCGCTAGGATCACTCCGTCATAGTTAGTCAGTATTTCTTCTACGGAAATATCCACACCCACTCTTGTACCTGTCCGAATTTCTACATCAAGACTTCTGACCTGGTCCACTTCCCAATAAGAAACCCTCTTTGGAAGACGAAACGACACGATACCATACGTATTCAAGCCCCCGGCTTCCTTCTCGGCTTCAAAAATTGTTACTTGAAACCCGAGCAGCGCAAGTTCCCTGGCTGCAGAGAGACCTGCTGGCCCCCCTCCGACAATCGCCACTTTCTTCCCATTGGAAGTTCCTTTTTCGAAAAGTATTTGATCGTTCCGGATTGCCCAATCAGTGGCATATCGCTGGAGGTCCCCTATGACAATCGGTTTTGTGTGATGGTTCAGAACACAAGCTCCCTCACACAACTCTTCTGTCGGACACACACGCGAACAGCTTGCACCTACAGGATTGGCACTCATGATCGTTTTCGCGGAGCCCTTCAGATTTCCTGATGCAATCTTTTTGATAAAAGAAGGAATGTCAATACTAGTTGGACAGGCAACAATACAGGGTGCATCATAGCAGTACAGACAGCGATTCGCCTCTTCCACTGCTTCCCTATCCGTCAATCCAGGCTTTGCTTCCAAAAAATTCATCGCCAAATTTTCAAGATCTATTCTTTTCGTTGCTCCTTTCACACAGCCACGCTCCTTTTTTGCAGACTCGCAAGAAAAAAAGCGACCCAAATCGACGCATGTGCCCAAGATTCTATGTAGGAATTAGGTTCACAAACTACGAATGAGCCACCTTTTAACCTTTACGGTAAAAGTGCTGTCATT is part of the Sutcliffiella sp. FSL R7-0096 genome and harbors:
- a CDS encoding NAD(P)-dependent oxidoreductase, whose translation is MNFLEAKPGLTDREAVEEANRCLYCYDAPCIVACPTSIDIPSFIKKIASGNLKGSAKTIMSANPVGASCSRVCPTEELCEGACVLNHHTKPIVIGDLQRYATDWAIRNDQILFEKGTSNGKKVAIVGGGPAGLSAARELALLGFQVTIFEAEKEAGGLNTYGIVSFRLPKRVSYWEVDQVRSLDVEIRTGTRVGVDISVEEILTNYDGVILAVGMASVPMLGIDGEELEGVFDAIEFVKETKTNAISNKLKGKNVVVIGAGNTAIDGATCSVRLGAKNVKILYRRTLEEMTAYDFEYEFAKQDGVEFGWLTAPNRIIGNENGEVTAIECVKMELGAPGTDGRRRPVKVEGSEFTLQVDAVIKAIGQTRYTKLIDAFGLSHDGGVVKIDPLTHQTSHEKVFACGDVVFGKGQGEAMVVTAAEQGKLTAYALYEKLVKSRIETA
- the preA gene encoding NAD-dependent dihydropyrimidine dehydrogenase subunit PreA encodes the protein MADLSINLAGIKSPNPFWLASAPPTNSGYQVQRAFEAGWGGAVWKTLGDPIINVSSRFAAVSFNGQRVAGFNNIELITDRPLEVNLREIEETKKRFPDRAVIASLMVEPKQEKWHEIVKKVEAVGVDGLELNFGCPHGMAERGMGSASGQVPDLVEKQTYWAKEAAKTPVIVKLTPNITDITVTAEAAVRGGADAVSMINTINSLAGVDLDSWNTVPHVGGKGAHGGYCGPAVKPIALNMVGECARNPRINVPISGMGGVSNWQNAVEFMLMGATGVQICTAAMHHGFRIVEDMIDGLNNYLDEKGIAKVLDLVGKSVPKYSDWGNLDLNYKIVARINQDTCINCNKCHIACEDTSHQCIDMLKDPSGKSYLQVREEDCVGCNLCSIVCPVEDAITMVELPHEQPPMTWNDRQTALGLLKKCEVDTVK